The Bos indicus x Bos taurus breed Angus x Brahman F1 hybrid chromosome 13, Bos_hybrid_MaternalHap_v2.0, whole genome shotgun sequence genome includes a region encoding these proteins:
- the SHLD1 gene encoding shieldin complex subunit 1 isoform X3 has translation MATQETTPGSQTEESNALDLPSAYDIRDYVLQRPSQQTNSEAFSSEEACSIPCSSDVDPVVDL, from the exons ATGGCAACCCAGGAGACCACTCCAGGTAGCCAGACAGAGGAGAGCAATGCTTTGGACCTGCCATCAGCTTATGACATAAGGGATTATGTGTTGCAGAGACCCAGCCAGCAGACCAACAGTGAGGCTTTTAGTTCTGAGGAAGCTTGTTCTATTCCTTGCTCTTCTGATGTGGATCCAG TGGTGGATCTCTGA